In Lotus japonicus ecotype B-129 chromosome 5, LjGifu_v1.2, one genomic interval encodes:
- the LOC130719242 gene encoding uncharacterized protein LOC130719242 produces MPCFLCSKGDEFFGMHTPLAFTISMCPNMNPTLVAVVTYKGDLGCCKVGDTTWKGYHTSDKFYSNVAFHDNKLYAVERGGLKVNMFKYDAGVLVQVGSVESTNPIEHIPNMSRPIRSYCMTIYLVECEGKVFVVKKFSDDTKFHTPTINFLIFAVEENCTIPQLVKVDNLNDHVLFVANLNIECLDAKYCPKFQRGSVYFTCNSENSFTTEVGVFSISDRTIDKIPLTNPPMQSPTSIWMMPRFSFECDCEVCISAPWFRPRVLRKKHISKTSVA; encoded by the exons ATGCCGTGTTTTCTCTGTTCAAAGGGTGATGAGTTCTTTGGCATGCACACACCCTTAGCTTTCACAATTTCCATGTGTCCCAATATGAACCCCACCTTGGTCGCAGTGGTCACTTACAAGGGAGACCTTGGGTGCTGCAAGGTGGGAGACACTACATGGAAAGGTTATCACACAAGTGACAAGTTCTACTCCAACGTGGCTTTTCATGATAACAAACTTTATGCTGTGGAGCGAGGTGGTTTGAAGGTGAACATGTTCAAGTATGATGCGGGAGTGCTTGTTCAG GTTGGTAGTGTGGAATCCACTAACCCAATTGAACATATTCCTAATATGTCAAGACCCATTAGGTCCTATTGCATGACCATTTACTTGGTGGAGTGCGAAGGGAAGGTTTTTGTTGTGAAGAAATTCTCCGATGACACCAAATTTCATACACCAACTATAAACTTTCTTATTTTTGCGGTGGAAGAAAACTGCACCATCCCTCAGTTGGTGAAGGTGGATAATTTAAATGATCATGTTTTGTTTGTGGCTAACCTCAACATAGAATGTCTTGATGCGAAGTATTGTCCAAAGTTCCAGCGTGGCAGCGTGTACTTCACTTGCAACTCTGAAAATTCCTTCACTACTGAAGTAGGAGTGTTTTCAATTTCAGATAGAACTATAGATAAGATTCCTCTCACTAATCCTCCGATGCAATCTCCAACTTCAATTTGGATGATGCCTAGGTTTTCATTTGAATGTGATTGTGAAGTGTGCATCTCTGCACCGTGGTTTAGGCCTAGGGTGTTGAGGAAAAAACATATAAGTAAAACTAGTGTTGCATGA
- the LOC130719243 gene encoding uncharacterized protein LOC130719243, with the protein MNFTNAELLKAREGKMARFSPKFNTEGDGKKRGGAENQAEGAQAPKRRRLVKGSSASSSNPGAQPTAAAVAKGKKAASTAAIASSEPLNDGTSQLPTAEATAAAATEPITVTTLDSAVVGTATGAAAKSATIGATTTTADQPSTAGTNAEAAATCSNAAAGEKEKESEKENPKSPPRQVTPPSPPPTNDEHSLSPPPRQEERPSPGAATTSEAAQIEQAPGNRGGSSSHFNMLPNAIEPSEFLLTGLNRDAIEKEELSRGIKETKEETLACLLRAGCIFAHAFDKFNSTAVEAERLKAESAQHQEAISELEDHLKLMKEEADDLDSSLQACRKEKDQVKKDLVAKGKALAAKESELETLSAELELAKKTLAEQEKKSAESLALVKADLEAMRATSEEIKKANEAHGATLVAKDAEITSHLARIKKLEGELSVEKAKATEAREQAADIAYDSRERGFYLAKDQAQHLFPNLDFSAMGVMKEITAEGLVDWMDIELIDPFDILTYNVSKTSFIPFIRILNY; encoded by the exons atgaatttcaccaacgccgagctTTTGAAAGCCCGTGAAGGGAAAATGGCCCGCTTTTCCCCGAAGTTCAACACTGAAGGCGACGGGAagaaacggggcggtgctgagaaccaagccgagggcGCTCAGGCCCCCAAGAGGAGGAGGTTAGTCAAAGGCTCCTCCGCCAGCTCCTCCAACCCCGGCGCTCaacccaccgccgccgccgtgGCCAAAGGCAAGAAAGCTGCCTCCACCGCCGCTATTGCAAGCTCCGAGCCTCTAAATGACGGGACGAGCCAACTCCCTACCGCTGAAGCCACCGCCGCCGCGGCCACTGAGCCTATCACTGTCACGACCCTCGATTCTGCTGTCGTTGGTACAGCCACCGGTGCCGCCGCCAAGTCTGCCACTATAGGCGCCACAACAACAACTGCTGACCAGCCATCAACTGCCGGCACAAACGCCGAAGCCGCCGCCACATGCTCCAATGCTGCCgccggggagaaagaaaaggaatcagaaaaagaaaaccccAAGTCTCCCCCGCGCCAAGTcacacctcctagcccgcctccCACAAACGATGAGCATTCCTTGTCTCCTCCACCTCGCCAAGAAGAAAGACCCTCGCCCGGTGCCGCCACTACTTCCGAGGCAGCCCAAATTGAGCAAGCTCCTGGTAACAGAGGTGGTTCTTCCAGCCACTTCAACATGCTACCCAATGCTATTGAGCCCTCAGAGTTCTTGCTCACTGGCCTCAACCGcgacgccatagaaaaagaagagttGAGCCGAGGCATCAAAGAGACCAAGGAGGAAACCCTTGCCTGtcttctacgcgctgggtgcatcttcgcccacgcgtttgacaaATTCAACTCCACAGCCGTTGAAGCTGAACGGTTGAAAGCTGAGAGTGCTCAGCATCAAGAAGCC ATCAGCGAGCTGGAAGACCACCTGAAGCTGATGAAGGAGGAAGCGGACGACCTTGATTCAAGCCTCCAAGCTtgtagaaaagaaaaagatcaaGTAAAGAAGGACTTGGTCGCCAAAGGCAAGGCGCTGGCTgccaaggagtcagagcttgaaACATTGAGCGCTGAACTGGAGTTAGCAAAAAAGACGCTGGCGGAGCAGgagaaaaagtctgctgagtctttggctttggtgaaggcagatctggaggCGATGCGGGCTACTTCcgaagagatcaagaaggcgAACGAGGCTCATGGGGCAACCCTCGTCGcaaaagatgctgagattacttCCCATCTTGCAAGGATCAAAAAGCTAGAGGGCGAGCTATCAgtggagaaagccaaagccactgaggcgagggaacaagccgccgaCATTGCCTATGACAGCCGCGAACGgggcttctacctcgccaagGACCAGGCTCAACACTTGTTCCCGAATCTTgattttagcgccatgggagtgaTGAAAGAAATCACTGCTGAAGGATTGGTTG ATTGGATGGATATTGAGTTAATTGATCCATTTGACATCCTTACTTATAATGTATCTAAGACTAGTTTTATACCTTTTATTCGCATCTTGAACTACTAA